From Bermanella sp. WJH001:
CTCGGCCCGCGCTTTGACCACTGAGTGCGCAAATCACACCGGCAAAAAACTGCGCGACAAAATTACTAAAGGGCATGTGACCTTGGTGATGTTTCAAACGCTCAAGTACATGACTGATACCGACCATACGACTTTGCGCACTTAAGCGCGCAAAAATAACCGCAATTAACATGGCGCCACTTAACGGTAGGAAAAAACGAATCCAAGGGGCAAGGGCTTCAAAGTTCTCGTGATCGCCATTTTCAAGGTAGGCCATCAATGGGCCTTCGATAGCAAAGCGGAATAATAAAATGGTGCCGCTGGTAACGAGACCGGCTAGTACACCAAGTAATGCAAGTTGAGGCAGTGCATCCCCTTGAGCGAGTGAAATTCTTAAGCGGCGAATGAAAGATGCCATTAATTACTCTATCACTTTTTATGGAAGGCGCTATTATAAGGCCCTTCGAAATTAATCTATAAAGAAGGTGATATTGTGATTAATGTGGGTCTTGTTGGTGGAACCGGTTATACAGGCGTTGAATTGCTGCGCATTCTTGTGCAGCACCCACAAGTAAATTTGAAAGTTGTTACATCACGTGGTGAAGACGGCACACCCGTATCCGATATGTTTCCAAACCTTCGCCCATTCACAAATATCACCTTCAGTGTACCGGATGTTAAAACTCTGTGTGAGTGTGATTTGGTCTTTTTTGCGACACCTCACGGTGTGGCTATGGAAATGGCGCCAGAATTAGTCAAAGCCGGAGTGAAAATCATAGATCTAGGTGCTGACTTTAGAATTAAAGACGTCGTGGAATGGTCAAAATGGTATGGCCTAGAACACACATGTCCTGACATTGTTGAGCAAGCGGTTTATGGTTTGCCAGAAGTAAACCGTGAAGCCATTAAACAAGCTCAGGTGATTGCCAACCCAGGGTGTTATCCAACCGCGGCACAATTGGGGCTACTGCCACTAATTGAACAAGGCCTAATTGAAGTGGAAGGCATTATTGCAGACTGCAAATCAGGTGTAAGTGGTGCAGGTCGTCAGGCTAAAATTGGTGGATTGTTATGTGAGGCCAGCGAAAGCTTCAGTGCTTACGGCGTACCAGGACACAGACACTTACCAGAAATTAAACAAGGTTTACAAAACGCAAACAACAACAACGAAGTTGGGCTTACGTTTGTGCCACACTTAACACCAATGATTCGTGGTATTCATGCTACCCTGTACGCAAAATTAAAAGACACCAGTGTCGATTTGCAAAAAGTATTTGAAGAGCGTTATGCCAATGAGCCATTTGTGGATGTGTTACCTGCAGGCTCTCATCCTGCAACCCGTAATGTGAAAGGCAGTAACTTTAATCAAATAGCGGTTCATCGTCAGCAAGGTGGTGATACCGTGATTATTCTTTCTGTAATCGATAATTTGGTAAAAGGCGCAGCTGGGCAAGCCGTGCAAAACATGAACATTATGTTTGGTTTTGACGAACGTGCAGGCATGACACAGCCAGCTATGCTTCCATAGTACGCGTAATAAAAAAAAGATAAAAAGGATTGCATGCAATGACAGTGGTAAAAGGCAGCAAACAAGATCATTTGGTTGTAGTGAGCTACGACCCTTGGACGCGCTTTTTTAAACGCCTGTTTGTGCTGATATTAATTGCAGCGCTTGGCAGTGCGGGGTATCTCTACGGCCGTTTTGAAGCGGCCCAGATTCAATCGCAAGCGATTGCCGAGCGTGATCAATTAAAAGAAGAATTACAAATGACCCGTGATGAGATGTCATCTTATAGTCAGCGTGTCATCATGCTTGAAAAAGGTGGTGAAGTTGATCGTCGCTCAACAGAAGGCTTACGCCAAAATCTGGTTGATTTAAGAACCCAAATTGCGACGCTGCAAGAAGAAGTAGCGTTTTATAAAGGTATAATGGCGCCTTCAACCACTAAACAAGACCTGCGTATTCAAAAGGTTGATATTGAGCCGACCCTTGAGCAGCGACGTTACCGTTATAAAGTGGTTGTCACTCAAGTGGGGACCAATCAACGTTTTGTAAGTGGTTTAGCCGCGGTCAACATAACAGGTGTACTAGACGGTAAGCAGGTGGTTTATGGCTTACGAGATGTATCTGAAGACGTACAAGATTACGGTATTAAATACCGTTTCCGTTACTTCCAAGAAATTGTCGGAGACTTGGTGTTACCAGAAGGCTTTATTGCCGAGTCCGTAGAAGTGGTATTACAAACAAATGGTTCAAAGGCTAATCGGGTTGAACAAACATTCCCGTGGCCAGGAAAGGAGTAAAAATGTTGGGCAGTAAAAGTAAAAATCCAGGTCACTACGACACACTAATTTCAAATAAATCAGAATTCATTGGTGACTTGCATTTCAGTGGCGGATTGCATGTAGATGGTCGCATCAAAGGCAACCTAATTGCAGATGAGCAAAGCGGTGCCGTGGTGCGAATCAGTGAAACCGGTGTGGTTGAAGGTGAAATTCGAGTACCTAACATCATTATTAACGGCACGGTTGTGGGTAATGTTTACTCAGGCCAGCATGTTGAGCTTGCTAAAAAAGCGGTCGTAAATGGCGATGTGCATTACAGCATGATGGAAATGGTCATGGGCGCCCAAGTAAATGGCAGTCTTATCCATCAAGGTACGGATAAAAACGCAAAAGGTCGCAAGCAAAAAGAGCCTGTTGTGGACTTGGCCGCTGAAACTAAAGTTGACTAAAATACTCGGTTAATCACATAATGCCCTTGTTATACACCGAAGGTTTTGCAGTATGAACGTTCTTTCTTTGACCCCTGCCGCTGTTAATAAAGTGCAGACCCTTATTGAAGACGAAGGCGATGATAGCCTTTGTCTTAGGGTTTTTGTGACAGGTGGCGGCTGTTCTGGGTTTCAATATGGCTTCACGTTTGACACTGAAGTGGCAGAAGATGACGCGCAAGTTGAGCAAGAAGGCGTCAAGGTCTTAGTGGATTCATTGAGCTATCCCTATTTAGATGGGGCTAGCCTTGATTATAAAGAAAGCCTAGAGGGATCTCGCTTTGTGGTTACTAACCCGCAAGCTTCTGCAACCTGCGGTTGTGGTTCATCGTTCACTATTTAGCAGGTTAACCCTGCTAGCGTGCTTAGTATTCAGCCCACATGTTTGGGCTGAACCTAATGCACATCTTGCCCAGCTTCATGCTCACACCCCAGAAGAACTCGCCAGTATTCTTGATCAAGCCGAAACATGGGCTAATGGTCGCAGTGAATACCCAGCCCAACCAATCGCCATTGTTTTGCATGGCAATGAAGCCAATGCGTTTGTGAAGCAAAACTATGCAATGTACCGTGCGCTGGTGGATAAAGCGGCGCGCTTAGATGCATTTAATGTGGTTGATATCAAGATTTGTGAAACATGGATGGGGATGAACCAAGTACGCAGAGAGCAGTTACCCCCTTTTATCGACACCGTGCCGTTTGGTCCTGGTGAAGAAAAACGCTTACTGAAAGCGGGTTACCAAAAGTTTTAAAAACCTTTGATATGTTAAGCAGGATAAAGCGCGCCCAATATTCTTGCCCCTTTTGCTCCCGTAACTTCACTCACATTACCCGCTAATCTCAGTAAATTTTGTTGCCCAAGCCATGCAAATGCCATGGCCTCAACCCACTGCGGATCGATGCCCATTTTCACACTACGGCACACATGAAAGTTAGAGCCTAAGATTTGGCTTAATGCTTTTAGTAGTTGCCCATTGAAAGCGCCACCACCACATATGACCACATCTGCTGATTGCGTCAGTTGTTTTATTTCCTTAACAATACTCGCGGCGGTCAGTTGTAAAAGGGTTGCTTGAACATCGGCAGCAGGAATGTCACGGATTGGAAATTGAGTCAGCCACTGCAAGTTAAAGTGTTCACGTCCAGTACTCTTAGGTGCCGGCATTTTAAAATACGGGTCATCTAATAGTTGAGCTAACAATTGCTCATTTACGTTACCGCTGTGAGCCCACTGGCCATTTTCATCAAATGTTCCCTTGTTGTGCTTAACACACCAGGCGTCCATTAATATGTTGCCAGGCCCTGTATCAAAACCGCCCACATCCCCATGGGCTGGCAGGAACGTGATATTGGCCATGCCACCTATATTCACGACAATCGTATCTTTGTCAGTTTGCTGAAATACCTGCTGATGAAAAGCAGGTACCAAGGGAGCCCCTTGACCACCCGCTGCCATATCTCTTGAGCGGAAGTCGCACACCACATCAATCTCGGTAAGTTCTGCTAACAAGGCTCCGTTAACCAGTTGCACAGTATAGTGTGGAGGCATGTGTCGCACAGTTTGTCCGTGACAGCCTATGGCTTTAATCTCGCTGGCGTTAATGCCAGTACTAAGCAGCACGTCATGCACGCCACGGGCGTATAATTTACTGAGTTGATTGCTCACTTTAGCGGCAAGATTCAGCTCATCTTGTGTGCCTTGGCAAAGAGCCATGACCTGTTCTTTTAAGGCCGCTGGGAATTCGTGATGGGTTGAACCTGTGAGCTCAATTTGATTATCAGAGGTTATGGCGATAATAACCGTGTCGACACCATCAAGGCTGGTGCCTGACATTTGTCCAATATAATAATCAGTCTCAACGTGAGG
This genomic window contains:
- the argC gene encoding N-acetyl-gamma-glutamyl-phosphate reductase; this translates as MINVGLVGGTGYTGVELLRILVQHPQVNLKVVTSRGEDGTPVSDMFPNLRPFTNITFSVPDVKTLCECDLVFFATPHGVAMEMAPELVKAGVKIIDLGADFRIKDVVEWSKWYGLEHTCPDIVEQAVYGLPEVNREAIKQAQVIANPGCYPTAAQLGLLPLIEQGLIEVEGIIADCKSGVSGAGRQAKIGGLLCEASESFSAYGVPGHRHLPEIKQGLQNANNNNEVGLTFVPHLTPMIRGIHATLYAKLKDTSVDLQKVFEERYANEPFVDVLPAGSHPATRNVKGSNFNQIAVHRQQGGDTVIILSVIDNLVKGAAGQAVQNMNIMFGFDERAGMTQPAMLP
- a CDS encoding DUF6776 family protein, giving the protein MTVVKGSKQDHLVVVSYDPWTRFFKRLFVLILIAALGSAGYLYGRFEAAQIQSQAIAERDQLKEELQMTRDEMSSYSQRVIMLEKGGEVDRRSTEGLRQNLVDLRTQIATLQEEVAFYKGIMAPSTTKQDLRIQKVDIEPTLEQRRYRYKVVVTQVGTNQRFVSGLAAVNITGVLDGKQVVYGLRDVSEDVQDYGIKYRFRYFQEIVGDLVLPEGFIAESVEVVLQTNGSKANRVEQTFPWPGKE
- a CDS encoding polymer-forming cytoskeletal protein → MLGSKSKNPGHYDTLISNKSEFIGDLHFSGGLHVDGRIKGNLIADEQSGAVVRISETGVVEGEIRVPNIIINGTVVGNVYSGQHVELAKKAVVNGDVHYSMMEMVMGAQVNGSLIHQGTDKNAKGRKQKEPVVDLAAETKVD
- the erpA gene encoding iron-sulfur cluster insertion protein ErpA; translation: MNVLSLTPAAVNKVQTLIEDEGDDSLCLRVFVTGGGCSGFQYGFTFDTEVAEDDAQVEQEGVKVLVDSLSYPYLDGASLDYKESLEGSRFVVTNPQASATCGCGSSFTI
- a CDS encoding anhydro-N-acetylmuramic acid kinase encodes the protein MVTTLPHVETDYYIGQMSGTSLDGVDTVIIAITSDNQIELTGSTHHEFPAALKEQVMALCQGTQDELNLAAKVSNQLSKLYARGVHDVLLSTGINASEIKAIGCHGQTVRHMPPHYTVQLVNGALLAELTEIDVVCDFRSRDMAAGGQGAPLVPAFHQQVFQQTDKDTIVVNIGGMANITFLPAHGDVGGFDTGPGNILMDAWCVKHNKGTFDENGQWAHSGNVNEQLLAQLLDDPYFKMPAPKSTGREHFNLQWLTQFPIRDIPAADVQATLLQLTAASIVKEIKQLTQSADVVICGGGAFNGQLLKALSQILGSNFHVCRSVKMGIDPQWVEAMAFAWLGQQNLLRLAGNVSEVTGAKGARILGALYPA